A section of the Glandiceps talaboti chromosome 8, keGlaTala1.1, whole genome shotgun sequence genome encodes:
- the LOC144439334 gene encoding sodium- and chloride-dependent glycine transporter 1-like translates to MQGYQWNQDDTDTCSVNTDVELRDISGKDKPCRDENTVRGNWSRKTEFILSCLGYAVGLGNIWRFPYMCYANGGGAFLIPYIIMTIFVGMPLFFLELSIGQFASQGCIGVWKLSPLFKGIGYCMVVVSSMIGIYYNVIVSWSFMYLFASFSALPSLPWVGCHNDWNTARCYDDRTNATMFANSTLPTTEYFNFYVLKISSGIEETGALRWHLTLCLLLAWIVTALVLVKGIKSIGKAAYVIVPLPYLILLVLFIRGITLPGSSTGIEYYLKPDLSHLLKASVWEAAASQVFFSLSAAMGGLHAMASYNKFHNNIYVDSLTIPIVNFLTSFFAGFAIFAILGFMAHDSGRSIETVVKGGAGLAYMAYPEALTKLPVSPLWSVLFFLMLCAVGLSSQVVIIETVITAVKDEFDTVGKLARRYKWLLPCCICAVLFLLGLPMVTEGGVYWFTLVDTYAIIMSAVPIAMIEIIVISCIYGIRRLLRDVKAMVGDRTPVYWYCLYITTIGPMIFAPFLLLGVLIYTFIDYQPLSGYPYWADPVIAWMITTACISPLFLYMIYHLLVKESGPSFFERLRNSVKPSSKWGPMLERHRREAGYPPMDALGQEREISGGVGGDGDPSMSNPPTYTVFENNKSDAPIVHQEY, encoded by the exons GATGATACCGATACGTGTAGTGTCAATACCGATGTGGAACTAAGAGATATTTCTGGTAAGGACAAGCCCTGCAGAGATGAAAACACCGTTCGCGGAAATTGGTCAAGAAAAACTGAGTTTATACTCTCGTGTCTTGGGTATGCAGTTGGCCTTGGTAACATATGGCGCTTTCCGTATATGTGTTATGCCAACGGAGGTG GTGCGTTCCTGATTCCATATATCATCATGACAATTTTTGTTGGTATGCCACTGTTTTTCCTGGAATTGTCCATCGGTCAGTTTGCAAGCCAAGGTTGTATTGGAGTTTGGAAGCTTAGTCCACTGTTTAAAG GAATCGGATACTGCATGGTGGTAGTAAGTTCTATGATCGGAATATACTACAATGTGATAGTTTCCTGGTCGTTCATGTACCTCTTCGCCTCTTTCTCGGCTTTGCCAAGTTTACCCTGGGTGGGTTGCCATAACGACTGGAACACAGCCAGGTGCTACGATGACAGGACAAATGCAACAATGTTTGCCAATTCGACGTTACCTACAACAGAATACTTTAA TTTCTATGTTCTTAAGATTTCGAGCGGCATTGAAGAAACGGGCGCCCTTCGATGGCACTTAACACTATGTCTGTTATTAGCATGGATAGTCACAGCTTTGGTCCTGGTGAAGGGAATTAAGTCCATAGGCAAG GCCGCCTACGTGATAGTACCCTTACCATACCTTATCTTGCTTGTACTCTTCATCCGGGGCATTACATTACCAGGCTCGTCCACGGGTATTGAATACTACCTGAAACCAGATTTGAGTCACCTGTTGAAGGCATCC GTGTGGGAAGCTGCAGCATCACAGGTTTTCTTCTCCTTGAGTGCTGCAATGGGTGGCCTTCATGCTATGGCAAGCTATAACAAATTTCACAACAACATCTACGT AGATTCCCTAACAATTCCGATAGTTAATTTCTTGACAAGCTTCTTCGCTGGATTTGCCATCTTTGCCATCCTTGGATTCATGGCACATGACTCTGGTAGAAGTATAGAAACCGTGGTGAAAGGAG GAGCTGGTTTGGCATATATGGCTTACCCCGAGGCATTGACAAAACTACCAGTGTCACCGCTATGGTCTGTGCTTTTCTTCTTGATGCTTTGTGCTGTTGGGTTGAGCTCACAG GTGGTCATTATTGAAACAGTTATAACAGCCGTAAAAGACGAATTTGATACAGTTGGCAAACTTGCCAGGCGATACAAGTGGCTTTTGCCGTGCTGCATTTGCGCGGTCTTGTTTTTGCTGGGGTTGCCTATGGTAACGGAG GGTGGTGTTTACTGGTTTACTCTTGTAGATACCTACGCTATTATCATGTCAGCCGTTCCAATCGCAATGATTGAAATTATCGTCATTAGTTGCATTTATG GTATCCGTCGACTGTTGAGGGACGTCAAGGCGATGGTTGGCGATAGGACACCAGTATACTGGTATTGCCTATACATCACAACGATTGGACCAATGATATTTGCACCATTCCTGCTACTG GGTGTACTGATATATACATTCATTGATTATCAACCGCTGTCTGGCTACCCTTACTGGGCAGACCCAGTCATTGCATGGATGATAACAACAGCCTGTATAAGTCCACTCTTCCTATACATGATATACCATCTGCTTGTAAAGGAGTCGGGACCATCATTCTTTGAG AGGCTAAGAAACTCGGTCAAACCAAGTAGTAAGTGGGGACCGATGCTAGAGCGACATCGACGAGAAGCAGGGTATCCACCGATGGATGCATTGGGACAAGAGCGAGAGATTAGTGGTGGCGTTGGTGGTGACGGTGATCCTTCCATGTCTAATCCTCCGACTTACactgtttttgaaaataataaatcaGACGCTCCTATCGTACACCAGGAATACTAA